In Scatophagus argus isolate fScaArg1 chromosome 7, fScaArg1.pri, whole genome shotgun sequence, a genomic segment contains:
- the mfge8b gene encoding milk fat globule EGF and factor V/VIII domain containing b isoform X1, translating to MKEQTSFLLCLQLFTACLVFGVNGDYCEVNVCSNGGTCVTGAGAPFVCICPDGFSGETCNETETGPCHPNPCKNDGTCELTGHVRRGDVFSEYICKCQPGFDGVHCQNSVQGADLSLPKDVNDCAGQPCENGGTCRDLDGDFKCHCPSPYVGKHCQLRCISLLGLEGGGIAESQISASSVRYSMLGLQRWGPELGRLHNKGLVNAWSPAAHDRNPWIEINMQRKMRFTGIVTQGASRMGTAEFIKAFKVASSLDGKTYTMYRTEGERKDRVFVGNVDNDGTKTNLFEPPIIGQYIRIIPVVCRKACTLRMELVGCELNVYSNTSGCSEPMGMKSRLVSNRQITASSAFRTWGIEAFTWHPHYARLDKQGKTNAWTAATNNQSEWLQVDLQSPKKITGIITQGAKDFGSVQFVTAFKVAHSDDGQSWSIVKDETTKTDKIFPGNSDNNVHKKNIFEPPFYGRYVRILPWEWHERITLRIELLGCDE from the exons GTGATTACTGTGAGGTGAATGTGTGCAGTAACGGTGGAACCTGTGTGACCGGAGCAGGAGCTCCGTTTGTTTGTATCTGCCCTGATGGCTTCTCTGGAGAAACCTGCAATGAAACCGAGACTG GACCCTGCCACCCCAACCCGTGTAAGAATGATGGCACCTGCGAGTTGACGGGTCATGTCCGCCGAGGTGACGTCTTCAGCGAGTACATCTGCAAGTGCCAGCCGGGCTTCGACGGAGTCCACTGCCAGAACA GTGTCCAAGGGGCGGATTTAAGTTTGCCAAAAG ATGTGAACGACTGTGCCGGCCAGCCATGCGAGAACGGTGGCACCTGCAGGGACCTGGATGGAGATTTTAAATGCCACTGCCCATCCCCTTATGTGGGCAAACATTGCCAGCTGC GCTGTATTTCTCTGCTCGGCCTGGAGGGAGGTGGCATCGCTGAGTCCCAGATCTCAGCCTCATCAGTCCGTTACAGCATGCTGGGCCTGCAGCGCTGGGGACCTGAGCTCGGCCGCCTTCACAACAAGGGGCTGGTCAACGCCTGGAGTCCCGCTGCACATGACAGGAACCCGTGGATAGAG ATCAACATGCAAAGAAAGATGCGCTTCACAGGTATAGTGACGCAGGGTGCCAGTCGAATGGGGACAGCTGAGTTCATCAAGGCTTTCAAGGTGGCCTCGAGTCTGGACGGCAAGACGTACACCATGTAcagaacagagggagagaggaaggaccGT GTATTTGTTGGAAATGTGGACAACGACGGCACCAAAACCAACCTGTTTGAGCCCCCGATCATCGGCCAGTACATTCGCATCATCCCTGTGGTGTGTCGCAAGGCCTGCACCCTCCGCATGGAGCTGGTGGGCTGCGAGCTCAACG TGTATTCAAACACTTCAGGTTGTTCAGAGCCGATGGGCATGAAGTCCCGGTTGGTGTCTAACCGCCAGATCACGGCCTCCAGCGCCTTCCGCACCTGGGGCATCGAGGCCTTCACCTGGCACCCCCACTACGCCCGCCTGGACAAACAGGGCAAGACCAACGCCTGGACCGCCGCCACCAACAACCAATCTGAGTGGCTGCAG GTGGACCTGCAGTCTCCCAAGAAGATCACAGGAATCATCACACAGGGGGCCAAAGACTTCGGCTCCGTCCAGTTTGTCACAGCCTTCAAAGTGGCTCACAGTGATGATGGACAGTCCTGGTCCATCGTGAAGGACGAGaccacaaagacagacaag ATCTTCCCAGGCAACAGCGACAACAATGTTCACAAAAAGAACATCTTTGAGCCCCCGTTCTACGGCCGGTACGTCCGCATCCTGCCGTGGGAGTGGCACGAGCGCATCACCCTGCGGATCGAGCTTCTTGGCTGTGACGAGTAG
- the mfge8b gene encoding milk fat globule EGF and factor V/VIII domain containing b isoform X2, with protein MKEQTSFLLCLQLFTACLVFGVNGDYCEVNVCSNGGTCVTGAGAPFVCICPDGFSGETCNETETGPCHPNPCKNDGTCELTGHVRRGDVFSEYICKCQPGFDGVHCQNSVQGADLSLPKDVNDCAGQPCENGGTCRDLDGDFKCHCPSPYVGKHCQLRCISLLGLEGGGIAESQISASSVRYSMLGLQRWGPELGRLHNKGLVNAWSPAAHDRNPWIEINMQRKMRFTGIVTQGASRMGTAEFIKAFKVASSLDGKTYTMYRTEGERKDRVFVGNVDNDGTKTNLFEPPIIGQYIRIIPVVCRKACTLRMELVGCELNGCSEPMGMKSRLVSNRQITASSAFRTWGIEAFTWHPHYARLDKQGKTNAWTAATNNQSEWLQVDLQSPKKITGIITQGAKDFGSVQFVTAFKVAHSDDGQSWSIVKDETTKTDKIFPGNSDNNVHKKNIFEPPFYGRYVRILPWEWHERITLRIELLGCDE; from the exons GTGATTACTGTGAGGTGAATGTGTGCAGTAACGGTGGAACCTGTGTGACCGGAGCAGGAGCTCCGTTTGTTTGTATCTGCCCTGATGGCTTCTCTGGAGAAACCTGCAATGAAACCGAGACTG GACCCTGCCACCCCAACCCGTGTAAGAATGATGGCACCTGCGAGTTGACGGGTCATGTCCGCCGAGGTGACGTCTTCAGCGAGTACATCTGCAAGTGCCAGCCGGGCTTCGACGGAGTCCACTGCCAGAACA GTGTCCAAGGGGCGGATTTAAGTTTGCCAAAAG ATGTGAACGACTGTGCCGGCCAGCCATGCGAGAACGGTGGCACCTGCAGGGACCTGGATGGAGATTTTAAATGCCACTGCCCATCCCCTTATGTGGGCAAACATTGCCAGCTGC GCTGTATTTCTCTGCTCGGCCTGGAGGGAGGTGGCATCGCTGAGTCCCAGATCTCAGCCTCATCAGTCCGTTACAGCATGCTGGGCCTGCAGCGCTGGGGACCTGAGCTCGGCCGCCTTCACAACAAGGGGCTGGTCAACGCCTGGAGTCCCGCTGCACATGACAGGAACCCGTGGATAGAG ATCAACATGCAAAGAAAGATGCGCTTCACAGGTATAGTGACGCAGGGTGCCAGTCGAATGGGGACAGCTGAGTTCATCAAGGCTTTCAAGGTGGCCTCGAGTCTGGACGGCAAGACGTACACCATGTAcagaacagagggagagaggaaggaccGT GTATTTGTTGGAAATGTGGACAACGACGGCACCAAAACCAACCTGTTTGAGCCCCCGATCATCGGCCAGTACATTCGCATCATCCCTGTGGTGTGTCGCAAGGCCTGCACCCTCCGCATGGAGCTGGTGGGCTGCGAGCTCAACG GTTGTTCAGAGCCGATGGGCATGAAGTCCCGGTTGGTGTCTAACCGCCAGATCACGGCCTCCAGCGCCTTCCGCACCTGGGGCATCGAGGCCTTCACCTGGCACCCCCACTACGCCCGCCTGGACAAACAGGGCAAGACCAACGCCTGGACCGCCGCCACCAACAACCAATCTGAGTGGCTGCAG GTGGACCTGCAGTCTCCCAAGAAGATCACAGGAATCATCACACAGGGGGCCAAAGACTTCGGCTCCGTCCAGTTTGTCACAGCCTTCAAAGTGGCTCACAGTGATGATGGACAGTCCTGGTCCATCGTGAAGGACGAGaccacaaagacagacaag ATCTTCCCAGGCAACAGCGACAACAATGTTCACAAAAAGAACATCTTTGAGCCCCCGTTCTACGGCCGGTACGTCCGCATCCTGCCGTGGGAGTGGCACGAGCGCATCACCCTGCGGATCGAGCTTCTTGGCTGTGACGAGTAG
- the mfge8b gene encoding milk fat globule EGF and factor V/VIII domain containing b isoform X3 — protein MKEQTSFLLCLQLFTACLVFGVNGDYCEVNVCSNGGTCVTGAGAPFVCICPDGFSGETCNETETGPCHPNPCKNDGTCELTGHVRRGDVFSEYICKCQPGFDGVHCQNNVNDCAGQPCENGGTCRDLDGDFKCHCPSPYVGKHCQLRCISLLGLEGGGIAESQISASSVRYSMLGLQRWGPELGRLHNKGLVNAWSPAAHDRNPWIEINMQRKMRFTGIVTQGASRMGTAEFIKAFKVASSLDGKTYTMYRTEGERKDRVFVGNVDNDGTKTNLFEPPIIGQYIRIIPVVCRKACTLRMELVGCELNVYSNTSGCSEPMGMKSRLVSNRQITASSAFRTWGIEAFTWHPHYARLDKQGKTNAWTAATNNQSEWLQVDLQSPKKITGIITQGAKDFGSVQFVTAFKVAHSDDGQSWSIVKDETTKTDKIFPGNSDNNVHKKNIFEPPFYGRYVRILPWEWHERITLRIELLGCDE, from the exons GTGATTACTGTGAGGTGAATGTGTGCAGTAACGGTGGAACCTGTGTGACCGGAGCAGGAGCTCCGTTTGTTTGTATCTGCCCTGATGGCTTCTCTGGAGAAACCTGCAATGAAACCGAGACTG GACCCTGCCACCCCAACCCGTGTAAGAATGATGGCACCTGCGAGTTGACGGGTCATGTCCGCCGAGGTGACGTCTTCAGCGAGTACATCTGCAAGTGCCAGCCGGGCTTCGACGGAGTCCACTGCCAGAACA ATGTGAACGACTGTGCCGGCCAGCCATGCGAGAACGGTGGCACCTGCAGGGACCTGGATGGAGATTTTAAATGCCACTGCCCATCCCCTTATGTGGGCAAACATTGCCAGCTGC GCTGTATTTCTCTGCTCGGCCTGGAGGGAGGTGGCATCGCTGAGTCCCAGATCTCAGCCTCATCAGTCCGTTACAGCATGCTGGGCCTGCAGCGCTGGGGACCTGAGCTCGGCCGCCTTCACAACAAGGGGCTGGTCAACGCCTGGAGTCCCGCTGCACATGACAGGAACCCGTGGATAGAG ATCAACATGCAAAGAAAGATGCGCTTCACAGGTATAGTGACGCAGGGTGCCAGTCGAATGGGGACAGCTGAGTTCATCAAGGCTTTCAAGGTGGCCTCGAGTCTGGACGGCAAGACGTACACCATGTAcagaacagagggagagaggaaggaccGT GTATTTGTTGGAAATGTGGACAACGACGGCACCAAAACCAACCTGTTTGAGCCCCCGATCATCGGCCAGTACATTCGCATCATCCCTGTGGTGTGTCGCAAGGCCTGCACCCTCCGCATGGAGCTGGTGGGCTGCGAGCTCAACG TGTATTCAAACACTTCAGGTTGTTCAGAGCCGATGGGCATGAAGTCCCGGTTGGTGTCTAACCGCCAGATCACGGCCTCCAGCGCCTTCCGCACCTGGGGCATCGAGGCCTTCACCTGGCACCCCCACTACGCCCGCCTGGACAAACAGGGCAAGACCAACGCCTGGACCGCCGCCACCAACAACCAATCTGAGTGGCTGCAG GTGGACCTGCAGTCTCCCAAGAAGATCACAGGAATCATCACACAGGGGGCCAAAGACTTCGGCTCCGTCCAGTTTGTCACAGCCTTCAAAGTGGCTCACAGTGATGATGGACAGTCCTGGTCCATCGTGAAGGACGAGaccacaaagacagacaag ATCTTCCCAGGCAACAGCGACAACAATGTTCACAAAAAGAACATCTTTGAGCCCCCGTTCTACGGCCGGTACGTCCGCATCCTGCCGTGGGAGTGGCACGAGCGCATCACCCTGCGGATCGAGCTTCTTGGCTGTGACGAGTAG
- the mfge8b gene encoding milk fat globule EGF and factor V/VIII domain containing b isoform X4: MKEQTSFLLCLQLFTACLVFGVNGDYCEVNVCSNGGTCVTGAGAPFVCICPDGFSGETCNETETGPCHPNPCKNDGTCELTGHVRRGDVFSEYICKCQPGFDGVHCQNNVNDCAGQPCENGGTCRDLDGDFKCHCPSPYVGKHCQLRCISLLGLEGGGIAESQISASSVRYSMLGLQRWGPELGRLHNKGLVNAWSPAAHDRNPWIEINMQRKMRFTGIVTQGASRMGTAEFIKAFKVASSLDGKTYTMYRTEGERKDRVFVGNVDNDGTKTNLFEPPIIGQYIRIIPVVCRKACTLRMELVGCELNGCSEPMGMKSRLVSNRQITASSAFRTWGIEAFTWHPHYARLDKQGKTNAWTAATNNQSEWLQVDLQSPKKITGIITQGAKDFGSVQFVTAFKVAHSDDGQSWSIVKDETTKTDKIFPGNSDNNVHKKNIFEPPFYGRYVRILPWEWHERITLRIELLGCDE, encoded by the exons GTGATTACTGTGAGGTGAATGTGTGCAGTAACGGTGGAACCTGTGTGACCGGAGCAGGAGCTCCGTTTGTTTGTATCTGCCCTGATGGCTTCTCTGGAGAAACCTGCAATGAAACCGAGACTG GACCCTGCCACCCCAACCCGTGTAAGAATGATGGCACCTGCGAGTTGACGGGTCATGTCCGCCGAGGTGACGTCTTCAGCGAGTACATCTGCAAGTGCCAGCCGGGCTTCGACGGAGTCCACTGCCAGAACA ATGTGAACGACTGTGCCGGCCAGCCATGCGAGAACGGTGGCACCTGCAGGGACCTGGATGGAGATTTTAAATGCCACTGCCCATCCCCTTATGTGGGCAAACATTGCCAGCTGC GCTGTATTTCTCTGCTCGGCCTGGAGGGAGGTGGCATCGCTGAGTCCCAGATCTCAGCCTCATCAGTCCGTTACAGCATGCTGGGCCTGCAGCGCTGGGGACCTGAGCTCGGCCGCCTTCACAACAAGGGGCTGGTCAACGCCTGGAGTCCCGCTGCACATGACAGGAACCCGTGGATAGAG ATCAACATGCAAAGAAAGATGCGCTTCACAGGTATAGTGACGCAGGGTGCCAGTCGAATGGGGACAGCTGAGTTCATCAAGGCTTTCAAGGTGGCCTCGAGTCTGGACGGCAAGACGTACACCATGTAcagaacagagggagagaggaaggaccGT GTATTTGTTGGAAATGTGGACAACGACGGCACCAAAACCAACCTGTTTGAGCCCCCGATCATCGGCCAGTACATTCGCATCATCCCTGTGGTGTGTCGCAAGGCCTGCACCCTCCGCATGGAGCTGGTGGGCTGCGAGCTCAACG GTTGTTCAGAGCCGATGGGCATGAAGTCCCGGTTGGTGTCTAACCGCCAGATCACGGCCTCCAGCGCCTTCCGCACCTGGGGCATCGAGGCCTTCACCTGGCACCCCCACTACGCCCGCCTGGACAAACAGGGCAAGACCAACGCCTGGACCGCCGCCACCAACAACCAATCTGAGTGGCTGCAG GTGGACCTGCAGTCTCCCAAGAAGATCACAGGAATCATCACACAGGGGGCCAAAGACTTCGGCTCCGTCCAGTTTGTCACAGCCTTCAAAGTGGCTCACAGTGATGATGGACAGTCCTGGTCCATCGTGAAGGACGAGaccacaaagacagacaag ATCTTCCCAGGCAACAGCGACAACAATGTTCACAAAAAGAACATCTTTGAGCCCCCGTTCTACGGCCGGTACGTCCGCATCCTGCCGTGGGAGTGGCACGAGCGCATCACCCTGCGGATCGAGCTTCTTGGCTGTGACGAGTAG